Proteins co-encoded in one Malus sylvestris chromosome 9, drMalSylv7.2, whole genome shotgun sequence genomic window:
- the LOC126582215 gene encoding uncharacterized protein LOC126582215 isoform X2 codes for MQLQGFKAQSRVALLVAFLLCVCFAGLYDLLKPVSNGCIMTYMYPTYVPIPTTTPVSPAKYSLYLYHEGWKKIDFEEHLKKLSGVPVLFIPGNGGSYKQVRSLAAESDRGYQAGPLERTYYQEAYLTPEEGGEEIDVTSFKLPNRYDSRLDWFTVDLEGEHSAMDSAILEEHAEYVVNSIHRILDQYKESYKARQREGAATSGSSPKSVILVGHSMGGFVARAAVIHHRLRKSAVETILTLSSPHQYPPVALQPSLGHYFERVNDEWRKGYEVQTTRAGHHVSGPVLSHVVVISISGGYNDYQVRSKSESLDGIVPPTHGFVISSTGMRNVWLSMEHQAILWCNQLVIQVAHTLLSLVDSGTGQPFSDTRIRTAIFSKMLRSGIPQSFDWRMQSHLSQQSIHIPTRDVKDKTESLYTSAACPSNVHWSDDGLERDLYIQTTTVTVLAMDGRRRWLDIQKLGSNGRSHFMFVTNLAPCSGVRLHLWPEKRNSTSELPICIRILDVTSRMVRIPSGPAPTQIEPGSQTEQASPSAIFRLGPEDMRGFRFLTISVAPRPTISGRPPPAVSMAVGQFFNPEEGEREFSPWSMPLPSYSYKEMSLKEDHPLALNLSFTTSLGLLPVMFSLKAAGCGIMNSGLPDEQAGDEDNSKLCKLRCFPPIAFAWDHTSGLHIFPNMYSEKIVVDSSPALWSSPQSSEKTSVMLLVDPHCSYRSSMTVPVTAAASRFLLLYNSQIAGFSLVVIFFALMQQIRTWDLDQHIPSILTAVEFNLRIPLPFLYLAIAPILLSFSLSFLISQPFPSFSSFTIVSVTCYLLANGFVIILILISQLIFYAAAVVHVFIKTRFQLGEKSVHRFINLSSGFFSLKLVRVLRANPVFVTALVAITVACLVHAAFGLFIILFFDALSCHSALCSFLTASFRSHARRHELFDCKKEDNGLSCQLPSKSDGISNQNIHSEDCCSNSPNSSKSFGETQLELFHHRHGLFILHLAAALMFVPSLVAWFQRIGMGHSFPWLLDSFLCTGVILHGIFTSKPESSSFLISFPGFRNCEVRLNFLYLLAGYYSYISSLALAPYRAFYGMAAIGFTCCALTILQRRNIEKGEPHFVSRKHSHRH; via the exons ATGCAACTGCAAGGATTTAAAGCCCAATCCAGAGTAGCACTGCTCGTCGCCTTCCTCTTGTGTGTTTGTTTCGCGGGTTTATATGATTTGTTGAAGCCCGTCTCCAATGGCTGCATCATGACGTACATGTATCCCACTTATGTTCCCATCCCTACCACGACTCCCGTTTCGCCTGCGAAATACAGCTTGTATTTGTACCACGAAGGATGGAAGAAGATCGATTTCGAGGAGCATCTGAAGAAGCTGAGCGGCGTTCCCGTGCTTTTTATTCCGGGAAATGGCGGCAGCTACAAGCAG GTTCGATCGCTTGCAGCAGAATCTGATAGGGGATATCAAGCGGGGCCCCTAGAGCGTACATATTATCAGGAAGCTTACTTAACTCCTGAAGAGGGAGGGGAGGAGATTGATGTGACTTCCTTTAAGTTGCCCAACCGGTATGATTCCAGGTTGGACTGGTTCACGGTGGATCTCGAAGGGGAACATTCTGCTATGGATAGTGCTATTCTTGAAGAACATGCTGAATATGTTGTCAACTCCATTCACAGG ATTTTGGATCAATACAAAGAATCTTATAAGGCTAGACAAAGAGAAGGTGCTGCAACCTCTGGGAGTTCTCCAAAAAGTGTGATATTGGTTGGTCACTCTATGGGTGGTTTTGTTGCTAGAGCTGCAGTTATCCATCACCGTTTGAGGAAATCAGCAGTTGAAACAATTCTTACTCTCTCCAGCCCCCACCA ATACCCTCCTGTGGCATTGCAGCCTTCCTTGGGTCACTACTTTGAACGTGTTAATGATGAATGGAGAAAGGGATATGAGGTCCAAACAACTAGAGCAGGACATCACGTGTCTGGTCCTGTTCTCTCCCATGTTGTTGTTATATCAATTTCTGGTGGTTATAATGATTATCAG GTAAGATCCAAGTCGGAATCCCTTGATGGCATTGTGCCTCCCACTCATGGCTTTGTGATCAGCAGTACAGGCATGAGAAATGTGTGGTTGTCAATGGAACATCAAGCTATTTTATGGTGTAATCAATTAGTTATCCAA GTAGCGCACACCCTCCTTAGTTTGGTAGACTCCGGGACAGGCCAGCCATTTTCTGACACTCGAATAAGAACAGCGATATTCTCCAAAATGCTTCGTAGTGGGATACCCCAGAGTTTCGATTGGAGGATGCAATCACACTTATCTCAGCAGTCAATACACATTCCTACTAGAGACGTAAAAGATAAAACTG AATCGCTGTACACTTCCGCTGCATGTCCTAGCAATGTTCATTGGAGTGATGATGGCCTTGAGAGGGACCTATACATTCAGACAACCACCGTCACTGTTTTAGCTATGGATGGTCGAAGACGGTGGTTAGACATACAAAAATTG GGGTCAAATGGAAGAAGCCACTTCATGTTCGTGACAAACCTTGCTCCGTGTTCTGGGGTTAGACTTCATCTGTGGCCAGAAAAAAGAAACTCAACTTCAGAATTGCCTATTTGTATAAGAATTCTCGATGTGACATCAAGGATGGTGCGCATTCCATCAGGACCAGCACCAACACAG ATTGAACCTGGAAGCCAGACAGAGCAAGCTTCTCCTTCTGCTATATTTCGCTTGGGACCTGAGGACATGCGTGGTTTCAGATTCCTGACCATCTCAGTTGCACCTCGTCCG ACTATTTCAGGCAGACCTCCACCAGCAGTTTCCATGGCTGTCGGGCAGTTTTTTAATCCAGAAGAAGGGGAACGAGAGTTCTCCCCTTGGTCTATGCCGCTACCTAGTTATTCTTATAAG GAAATGTCTTTGAAGGAGGATCATCCTCTTGCTCTGAATCTATCATTTACCACGAGCTTGGGCCTTCTGCCTGTCATGTTCTCTTTGAAGGCTGCAGGCTGTGGGATAATGAATTCTGGACTTCCAGACGAACAGGCTGGAGATGAAGATAATAGCA AGCTCTGTAAGCTTCGCTGTTTCCCTCCTATAGCATTTGCTTGGGATCACACGTCAGGTCTCCACATATTCCCAAATATGTACAGTGAGAAAATTGTTGTTGATTCTTCACCAGCACTATGGAGTTCACCTCAAAGTTCCGAGAAAACCTCTGTTATGTTGCTG GTAGATCCACATTGTTCATATAGAAGTTCCATGACTGTTCCTGTAACTGCAGCTGCCAGTAGGTTCTTGCTTTTATATAATTCACAG ATTGCTGGTTTCTCCCTTGTTGTTATCTTTTTTGCACTAATGCAGCAAATACGTACGTGGGATCTTGACCAACACATACCTTCGATTCTTACGGCTGTGGAATTTAATCTGAGAATCCCATTGCCATTTCTCTACCTTGCCATTGCCCCGATCTTGCTTTCTTTTTCCCTCTCCTTTTTGatttctcaaccatttccttcattttctaGCTTCACCATCGTCTCGGTGACTTGTTATTTACTTGCTAATGGCTTCGTAATAATTCTGATTTTGATATCCCAACTCATCTTCTATGCGGCCGCTGTTGTACATGTTTTCATCAAGACAAG GTTTCAGTTGGGGGAAAAAAGTGTTCACCGGTTTATTAATCTTTCTTCGGGTTTCTTTTCATTGAAG CTGGTAAGGGTTTTAAGAGCCAATCCGGTATTCGTTACAGCACTTGTTGCAATTACTGTGGCGTGCTTGGTTCATGCAGCGTTCGGTCTATTTATAATCTTGTTCTTCGATGCTTTGAGCTGTCACAGTGCACTTTGCAG TTTTTTGACAGCTTCATTTCGCAGTCATGCACGAAGACATGAATTATTTGACTGTAAAAAAGAAGACAATGGCCTGTCCTGCCAACTTCCATCCAAAAGTGATGGTATATCAAACCAGAATATTCATTCTGAAGATTGCTGCTCCAACAGTCCAAACTCTTCGAAAAGTTTTGGTGAAACACAGTTAGAGTTATTCCATCATCGGCATGGGCTGTTTATTTTGCATCTTGCTGCAGCGCTCATGTTTGTCCCGTCACTTGTTGCCTGGTTCCAG AGAATAGGGATGGGTCATAGCTTCCCATGGCTCTTGGATTCATTTCTTTGCACAGGTGTGATCCTTCATGGAATCTTCACCTCAAAGCCCGAGTCCAGTTCCTTCTTGATATCTTTCCCTGGCTTCCGAAACTGTGAAGTGAGGCTGAATTTTCTGTACCTGCTAGCTGGATACTATTCCTATATCTCTTCCCTGGCCTTGGCTCCGTACAGAGCATTTTATGGTATGGCTGCTATAGGCTTTACTTGCTGTGCTTTGACGATCTTACAAAGACGGAACATAGAAAAGGGAGAGCCCCATTTTGTTAGCCGAAAGCACTCCCACAGGCACTAA